AAGACTATGGCTATGTGGAGTAAAGCCATTAGGCCAAGGttttaagaaaaaagaagggTGCAAGTGACTACTGTTTTGGGGTAGTATCCACTGCTGCAAATTGTGCTCTAGGTAACCTGAGATGTGTATCCAATCAAATGATTTAGGACGGATTTAGAGAATCAGACCTTCGGGTGTTTATGTTGAATTTTGAGGGTTGAAAGAAATGAGGATTGCTTAAAATTTATTTAGGTTCCTGAAGTGGAAAACATATCTGGCAGTGACGAAAACATGCAATTTTCACGAATTTTGGTGTCGAAAAGGCTATAACACGGTatggagattaaggggaatataAGGGTGTGGTGTGAGATGAAAGTTTGGATGtaaaagagaggaagaagaagttaTGGTTGTCCCATTACTGTGAACCTTGAGTGGTGACCTGAGACACTATagcaagaaaggaagaaaagagtagcatgcatgcatgcatgcaaatAATTAAATCGACGTAGGAATTTTTCCTGGTTCACTTAGGGATTGACTTCAAGGCCCTCGTTTGAAAGGTCGCGAGGGCAAAATTTAGAAAATCTGACCTACAAGTGTTTTTGGGTGAATTTTTGCGGATTTTGGTGAAAAAGCCTAGAAAATGCTATGGAGATTAAAGGGGAGTATTAGGAGTAGTGTCACAAAAAAATTGGATGCAAAAGAGAGAAGAGGTTATGGTTGCCTTTTCTTTGAGTTGAACAGTAAACCAGGATACTGCTGCAAGCATAAATGGAATAAATGAGTAGAAAGCATGCGCCAATTAAATAAGTAATTAATTTGGGAAACAGATTAAAAAAAGATATGTTGACTTTAAAATGACTAATTAAAGACTCAACAATAAGACTCAAACCGAGATTACTATACTAAAGACTATTTCaggaaaaatataaattacaatTTTCACCGATTGTAAGAATTTATATAAATCCCAAAATTAATAAATCTAACTTTTGCATAGATTCAAGCTTCCCAGCTTCCATACTGCAGCATCAAATCAACATACTTCATGCATGTCTTGTTTGTAAAAGCATTAATCATAAGTACGGAGTTGGTATGTGAAATAATCAGATCATACAACTACCATCTCCCACAAATGAAGCAATTAGGAAAgagtcaatattttttttgctcATCCTAACCAGTTAGACGCTATTCCTGATACTTAAACCACCTGAAAAAATGTTCTAATCCATGAAAATTAAGGCCGGTACCGGCAAAATTATATTTTACTAATGCAGCTGGCCGAGCTGGTTGGCTCCAGTATTGCCAGGCAGTAAGTTAACACAGCTGCTCACATTAAATTGGGGCGCATAACCAGCTTTTCACTGCTAGAGCTTATACAGTGCAACATTGACAGTGCCTGTATATTTACATAAATTTTAGGTAATTTGTTCCTACATAAAGAAATTTAGGAATATTCTAATCCATGAAAATTAAGGCTAGTACAACAAAAATTACAATTTACTAATGCAGCTGGCCGAGCTGGTTGGCTATAGTATTGCCAGGCAGTAAGTTTACACGGCTGCTCACATTAAATTTGGGCGCATAACCAGCTTTTCACTGCTAGAGCTTATACAGTGCAAAATTGACAGTGCCTGTATATTTACATAAATTTTAGGTAATTTGTTCCTACATAAAGAAATTTAGCAATGTTCTAATCGATGAAAATTAAGGCCAGTACCGACAAAATTACAATTTTCTAATGCAGTTGGCCGAGCTGGGTGGCTCTAGTATTGCCAGGCAGTAAGTTAACACAGCTGCAAACATTAAATTGGGGCGCACAACCAGCTTTTCACTGCTAGAGCTTATGCAGTGCAAAATTGACAGTGCCTGTATATTTACATAAATTTTAGGTAATTTGTTCCTACATAAAGAAATTTATCAATGTTCTAATCGATGAAAATTAAGGCCAGTATCGGCAAAATTACAATTTTCTAATGCAGCTGGCCGAGCTGGGTGGCTCTAGTATTGCCAGGCAGTACGTTAACACAGCTGCAAACATTAAATTGGGGCGCATAACCAGCTTTTCATTGCTAGAGCTTATGCAGTGCAAAATTGACAGTGCTTGTATATTTACATAAATTTTACGTACTTTGTTCCTACATAAACGAAATTTAGTAAAATTTAGCAAAACTGCAAATCCAGATACTTGACTCGGTTCAAGCCTAGTAATTCGTGGAAATGAATAGGTGTCATAGACTTCCCTAATGTAACAGTGAAATCTCGCATCTGGTTGATGCATCACCACACTATCCACATATTAAAGCTTAAAGGTGCATTCTTTTGAGCCACATTACATATAGCATTGATTAATCATACATGGGTGTTTTACACCGCATGTTCTCCTATTCTATCCAAGACATATAGTCTTTGATACCTGTAGGCTATGGTTGAAAGGAATTATAAAAAGAATGAAATGGTTAGGATTGTTGTCAAACAATTACGTCAATTCCTTAAAGGGCCTACTTAGTCCTTGATGCCTTGCATATAATTGAGTCAGGTAGGCACTTCTATAATGCCTATGCTTATTATCATTCAGATTAGTTTGGAGCTAcgtgtttgtgtttgttatcTGTTAACAGTTTCAATAGCAGTATCAGTGGGGTATATTGTGCTCCTGCTCAGCAGCAAGGTAAAGTTGGCACTGCTGCTCAAGGTTTGAGTTGAAATTACTCAGTTTGAAGGTGTTTCTGCTGAAAGTATTTAAATAAAGATTTCCTTGCAAAATAGAGCATAGGAGTCAGATTGTTCTTTGATGAGTTCCAAGATGGAAGTACCTTCCTGAAATGATTGTCAGTTGACGTCTAAAATGCCTTAAGAATATTTCTTTGTTTCACGGTAACTAACTTCTTTGCAATCCTATATCTTGACTGATAGTTACATTGGGAGAATTTATCTCCATGTTTTTGCTGCTTATGCATTATTTGTTCTCTTCTGCTTATAGTTACAAGCTGACCTGTTGACTTATGAGTGAATTGCTTTGCATTGTAAGGCAAATtggagtgaaaattttcttttttggtagTTGGATTTCCTTTCTAGCGTTATGGACTTGGCCAAATTTGTTTGAAAAACAATAGTTACATTTTAATGATACGGGCATATTATGTCATTACTTTGCAtcgattttattttttagtttgttCTGTTTTTACTAACTTTGAGTGAATATCTGCCACGCATTTGTTATTGGAGTTGATAGATGAAAAATATTCTTGCAGTAAAGTTCAGACTCTTGAGGAGATATTGACCATTGAGATTAAACCTGGTTGGAAGAAGGGCACAAAGATTACATTCCCTGAGAAGGGTAATGTCGAGCCTGGTGTTATTCCAGCAGATGTTATTTTTGTAGTGGATGAGAAACCACATGCACTTTATAAGAGGGATGGAAATGATCTACTGGTTAACCAGGAGATAACACTGCTTGAGGCCCTGACAGGAAAGAGCCTAGACCTAACCACCCTGGATGGGAGGAATCTCATGGTCCCGTTGACAGATATTATCAAACCTGGTGCTGAGGTGGTTGTCCCAGATGAAGGAATGCCGAACTCAAAAGAACGAGGGAAGAAAGGAAACTTGAGAATCAAAATTGACGCAAGGTACCCATCAAGACTTACCTTGGATCAGAAATTTGAGAGTTAAGTCGAGTTTTGGGAGGTGTTTCTTGATGATTACCTTTTTAGTTGGAGGACTGACGGAATTTAACATTGGTAGTTGCCAATGAAGAGCAAGGATTTTACAGCGCCGTTCAAGAATTTTTGTTCAACAAGGCGTCATCCAGTTACAGCACCCttcaagcatcggccaatcGCCTTCTTATCGTCGATAGGTTTAACCATTTGAGCAAGCTGTTGGAGTCCGCTGCAACAAGCAGGAGACGGCATCGTGTCCTTCCCCATCGCAAAACCAACATACCCAGCAGCCTTGGCCTCCACCGTGATGCAGGGTACAGCCGACGCAGCCTCATTGATGTAATTGCCAATGAAGGGCAAAAATGAGAGAAGGAAAAGCATGGAAAGGAAAATGTTATCCTTCATGGTGGAGTAAATAAAACTATTAACGTTGTAATGTTAAAATGAAGTACTGCTTTTGTAAGTGTCGTTACAAGTGTGTGGAATTGGGTTTTGGTTATAATTAAAGGGTGTATATAGAGAGGCATTGATGCATCTAGGATTTGGAGTTGTGTGATAGGTTTGAGTTTCTCAATGAGAGTAGATATATGTGGTCCTGCATGGTTTTTTGGAATACCAAATTCTAACATTTTTAAAGGGGTTTGGATTTTTGGACCAGTTGATTGTTTTGGCATTTGATGCATCTATTTAAGCGGGCTTGCTCATTTAGGGCTAAAGTCTAAACGTTGAGATTAAagttgataaaaaatttaaaaaattttgaaaattgataGTCATCACCAAAAATCATCATTCGGTAACCATTTCGGACGGTTGAGCGCCCAAAAACCTTCTCCGACCTCTTTAAGCAAAACTTGATCATCTTTGACCACCAACATACATTGATTTAGCTAGAAATCACCTAGATCCGAGCGATTGAGCCACTGTCCCCTACAATCGACACCCTAGTATGTCAGCAGCCTAAATGGCTTCAAAACCCACCCCTTTCTCCGGCCCAACAAGTCGTCGAAAATCGCAGACCCAATTGTGACCTCCTTCAACTCATATGGGTAGCCTATTCAAAACCCACCAATAGTTCTGtcaattttggaattttttattttttattagctCTAATATCAACCGTTGATTAGATCCAATGGATGAGATTAGAGGCATATGAGGTGCTATTTTTCTAGCACCACTTCTGTATCAACTCTGAATTATCCATAAAATTAAAATGCAACAATAACATAGTTATGTAGCCCTCAAAATTAAAAACCCAAACCTAGAAAGAAAAGTAACCATTaaaggacaaaaacaaaatctgtAATTAAACCACAATTGCCCAGTTCCTTGGCTTATACCACTACCAAATCAAGAACAAAAGATTAATCGAGGAAAACCCATTAAAGAATTCTataaaagagaacaaaaacaatCACAAATCAATCATTGATAGGTTCAGTAAACAAGATAGCAAACACCATCGATGGGCCAATAAAAAACAATCATTGTGATTGATTTGACAGTAAAGAAACCTGGTGGATTAGGTGTCAATAAAGCTTGTAGGGAGCAGCTAGCTGACTTTCAAGTTTTCAATTGTGAGTTATGATTACAatgtgtgtgtaaacttaataatattattcccaatattttacaaatcaagGGTATTTTTATCTATTCAtcaaaatattgtataaatttataaatttataatataaatttataacgttttaaaaatgatgtaaagTTAATATTCTAGtgatgtgtaaataaaatttctcatttatAATTGCTTGTGTCCCATACACCATCCTTATCGTGTGATAACAAGCCACTGCATGGCTACAATGTAATGTAGAGaaaatactatctaattagacTCATATTTTAggtatatattaaattattagaaattaatacctcACGGTTTGTATGTTGTTGATAGAAATACTGTTATTTCTTCCAAATTCAGATATACATAATTTGCTTTAAAGTTACAAGTGAACCGTTGGTTGAATGACAATCACATTGCATATAAAGGATCATCCACCCATTAGGTGGTGATTCGAATCCTACCCCCTCCCAAAAtccctatttcaaaaaaaaaacaactttgcTTGGAAGTTAACATGCATCATATATAAGTGCCACAATATAAACATCAAAAACTACAGCAACCACCCAACTAACATAAACGTTAAAAACTACAACCACCACCCAACTAATGCCAGCCTAGACAGTTACCATTCGTGTATTTCTATCCGGTGTGCAAGGTTCAAACCCTGTGAGTAGCATTTGTGTGCAATTATGTGTATGATGTGCCagacaacaaaaaaatcaagtGCCGAGCCAGCCAATTGTGGGCAGCAATGCAGGAACGGAAAAGAGAGAATGAAGATAAGTGCCACATAAGACAGTAGCAGAAATCTACTTCAGTTGTTTCAAGGTATCTCAAAATATTATGCTGTATTACACTTCTTACACAATCAGTTCATAAAATGTTCCGGTTACGGTAGTAATGTACTCCAGAGGTTCTCTTTCATACTGTATATGATTGTTGAATTGTGTCGATGTCGAGCCCCTTCAACCTCACCACTGATTCTACATGACCTTTTAGCGTATTTAGTTCTCTCAACCTGCAAGAACAATAATACATCATAGACATGAATCAGAAAAATCTGGAATCATACCGGAAACTACATAGCTACAGAACTCGAGGTAATGATATCACAACAATGGGTCACGTCCTGTAAATCTACCAGATGATGTATATTTAGCTTTTCCATAGGTATTTGCTCAAGCAGTAATATCATTTAGCACGATATCTTCTCCAGCAAATGAAGCAAAAAATGAGTGAACAAGTAACAATATATGACCCCAAGAGAAAAACAATATACTCCGTCTACCTTGCAATTTCAGCTCTCCTTTTGGCTTCTTCGGCCATCTGATTCAGTTCCGTGAAATGGGTTTTCTCAGTGAACATCTTGGTGTCTGGAGTTTGTAAGCCATGCAACGTTCTCTGTGCGTGTGCCCATTGCAGTTCACGTTGTTCCTTACCGAAATCCTTTTGCCTAGTAAATGCAAGCTACACAACAAAGAATTCCATCAAAACACGATCAACAAGAAAGATCCCGCGAAATAAGCACcccaatcaaatcaaatcaaatcactGCTTGACATGCATACCCTTTGCTCAATAACCAGATCCCAGGCCTTCCCACTCAAAGCATAGCGTATGAAGAACTTGATAAAATCAAGTGGGATGTATGTGATGATATTGTAAAGCCAGATCAAACCAGCCCAGCCCCATCCGATTCCTTCAATTGCAGCAAAACTCCAATTTGCATACACGGCAATCAGAGTGGCAATCTGGTAAAATCGAATAAACAAGATCGGTCGTTATTTCCCTTTTTATGGTAAGTAATAAGTCATTCTCTCTCAACTAAAGAAACTGAACAAAATGGGCACTTTTGGCTTACCAGCTGAGCAACAAAAAAAGCCGCCACAAGCAATAACCCAGGGCGCTCCACAAAAGACCAACTGCGAGATCGTGTCACAAATATAAGGGCTTGACTAATAATGCTCACTTGCAGGTATATTGCTGAAGCAAGCTTTCGGAAGTCATCATGTGCTGTTTTCTCAAGAGTTGAGACCCCAAATGTCCTCTGCCAAATGTAAAGTGCAAACAAATGAGTTTTCAAACGATTGTCATGTTGACAAGAACAACTGAGGGGAATCCTCTATGCAAATTGAGTGAGAGCCCCCCAAAACAAATGACTAAGTAAGTAAAGTAAGAAACAGACAAGAAAGAGCCTTTCAAACTATCATTCTTGGAAGTGCTGTACTAGAATCAGCTTCAAGCAATATAAAACTGAACTAGCTCAATTACtgaaaatacaaaaaggaaacaaagacAAAGATTTGGGCCGAAACAGGAGAAAGCAGGAAAGAGAACATACAGGAAAGAAGTCTGTTTTGTATGCTGCCCAAAAGAATATGACTGTCATCATTGCCAGGTAACTGCCTAGGACGATGCCAGTGGTAAAAATCTCTGCCAGCTTCCAGCTGTCCGGCAAAGGAGATGGTTTCACCCTATCCTTGGATATAGTCATAATGGTGCCTGAAAATCACACAGAACTAATGTGATCTGCCAAAAATAGTCAAGTTTAGTTGTAACCTAGATTTCTTTCAAATGGtaagaagaaagaggaaatgTCACCAGTTACTGAGCATAAATAAGCTTGCTATGGTGACACTAGTGCAAAATGATACCAACTTTTCCGAGAAATTCCATGAGACggtaaaattataatttataagccATCCTGACTGTTTATTCATTTCCAATTATAGCTAGTTTGTTACTTGCCAGATGGAAGAGACCGTACAAACACTAGAGAGGGAGTAACAGAGCATAATCTCAGCTGTGAAGAATAAGAACTAACCATCATTGAGAAATGATACCAACTTTTCCGAGAAATTCCTTGAGACggtaaaattataatttataagccATCCTGACTGTTTATTCATTTCCAATTATAGCTAGTTTGTTACTTGCCAGATGGAAGAGACCGTACAAACACTAGAGAGGGAGTAACAGAGCATAATTTCAGCTGTGAAGAACAAGAACTAACCATCATTGAGGATGGCAATTATAAGCACCATAAAAGGTGGAAAATCAAACTTCCATATTAGAGCCAGCATCATGAAACCCAGCTGTAACCGTGTTCAATAAGCAAAACATGTAAGAAAACAATATCAATCTTCTATCTAGAAAAATATTAGTaatattttgggaaaaaaaaaagaaaaaaaaaccccaagcTTACCACAATACGGATTGTAATGGAGACAGCATAAATCTGAAGAGGAAAAAGGTAAAAGAAAAACTGAGTTGATTCCTAATCATATAGCTGACAATTACATTACAATGCATAATGTACAGCCAACATGGCCCAAAGTAACGACAGTGACAATAGCACTAGAATGTCAAACTCTAGTAATAGTTCATTGAAAAGAATTGACATTTTATGGAAAGACTCGAATACATACAGTGTAATTTTTCATCCTCTGGAAAATTGCCCGGCTGGTTAAGACTGCACTTATGATGACACTAAGGCCAGGTTCAGTAAGCACAATGTCAGAAGCACTGCGAGCTGCGTCAGTTGCATCAGCAACGGCTATACCAATGTCAGCTTTCTTAAGGGCAGGAGCATCATTGACTCCATCGCCAGTCATCCCACAAATATGTTTCCTAGCCTGCAACCGCTTTACTATCTCGTATTTGTGCTCTGAACCAGTAAACATTACGAGTCAATCAATAGCATAGGCGCATCTACAATACTCCCTTTTTGGGTACCAATGTAGCAACTATAATTTCATTGCCAGCAGATATCTTAGGCAAACAGATCGCCATAGAACAGTTAAcaagatgaaagaaaaataccaGGAAAAACCCCAGCAAAGCCATCAGCTTTTTCAATCAGTTCATCA
This DNA window, taken from Tripterygium wilfordii isolate XIE 37 chromosome 20, ASM1340144v1, whole genome shotgun sequence, encodes the following:
- the LOC119987574 gene encoding non-specific lipid-transfer protein D, cotyledon-specific isoform-like, with product MKDNIFLSMLFLLSFLPFIGNYINEAASAVPCITVEAKAAGYVGFAMGKDTMPSPACCSGLQQLAQMVKPIDDKKAIGRCLKGAVTG